A genomic segment from Aegilops tauschii subsp. strangulata cultivar AL8/78 chromosome 1, Aet v6.0, whole genome shotgun sequence encodes:
- the LOC109762585 gene encoding uncharacterized protein — protein MGIQDIRDGVASFFVMLNKETYILFRIEILVVLVTLLFFVMFIMDVFRRNIHNTKMATIFSILDAVSDSIVVYLLGAMQTAKFKNRLLNQLFPVWGLVLVSFRYNIDFISGYGVHDQHGRRFIEWRNVVKLLGSAFLNLSSDSRFAVPLWSLLALQILKSGYRFYVHSLTVKSVWHGKSSEVVTEHMRAGSHSSNWKPEECNPENMAGYKYLVYGETKQSIKFKKPQYAMYIDTARNVKKARRGRRPRPGRSTLITLDKIWGCYRHLLDQDSNEGNDQKDLSLAFALSRLLRCRLEDVTLQQKLFHINRKLVKNKILEEQNASRAFRIMELQLSFVNDYFNTRYPMVFWCGFLSLFSNLLLSTVTFGVVCWLAVDIHKVYKPPKNDRARVVHGVNVDMIITWVFMIFMLFKEIWEMVSYLVSNWTRLLLVCMYAQRKEERTRNRCMEGTISSFFKSRITSKLWHGHIDQYVFLESYDNKPRIWNFLHYITIGMSPKKDDGATLHSAIDVPECVTLAALEKLRMSLEKLSSPGIVRDQPDNPNRNQEETIIRGRSLSKAIISLSGADCDRRKGYRWACYDLPTCSHVILVWHIATSLCEMELAQRHDVDLSKHGFLNFILSYFTSCCSSKPYLLDVDNKTEEKKKVTGRLPDELHDMYITANSLSRYCAYLLVSKPDVIPDSFNVPKMVLQETVTRSRDDILKNCDSLKSRYDKLMEEAEKATKDVDDVMRKEDVVRLGAMLGKQLIGESQKDCWEILSGVWADLLVHIAPTWNAEVHKKCLESGGEFITYFWALLWHCGIEKSNLWLVEGLYDIVVVRGMWNGGNTCYFNAVLQSLLALDKLRARMLGHDALTGDLGEELQKLFRMTTNTSGAEGVLMPDKFFSYMCKMKSDFKLGVMEDSNNMLGSLLDGLNNEEHTMVESLFYSEVAKHVSSKECEHTSVTSGGEYLDLSLAIPPKRPASIEDCLDFYATGEIKDWHCMHCSAAAASRNASLNQEDTSDYDGQPEQSENKTYEKGESSHQTDKQTRTPNQNNGKLPMLDSNSNQMEESHREQKEEEKIYRAATVQYRITKAAPILTIQLKRFDYSHTDKADKLEEHVSFQDTLDMTKFMDPGQAEDVEYKYRLVAVIVHSGPKLHEGHNFAYVRASQIGGQQQESSGTPSWFCANDESITQVSLQQVLECQAYMLFYERVELPKAEPVVEEHLPTEH, from the exons ATGGGCATCCAAGACATCCGCGACGGTGTGGCATCCTTCTTCGTCATGCTGAATAAGGAGACATACATCCTGTTTCGGATTGAGATTCTTGTAGTCCTGGTCACACTCTTGTTCTTTGTGATGTTCATCATGGATGTCTTTCGTCGCAACATCCACAACACAAAGATGGCAACTATCTTTAGCATCTTGGATGCCGTCTCTGACTCCATTGTCGTATACCTGCTGGGGGCCATGCAAACAGCGAAGTTCAAGAATCGACTGTTGAATCAGCTGTTCCCAGTTTGGGGCCTCGTGCTTGTTAGTTTCCGTTACAACATCGATTTCATCTCTGGATATGGTGTTCATGACCAACATGGGCGACGGTTCATAGAGTGGAGGAACGTGGTGAAACTTCTGGGATCAGCCTTCTTGAACTTGTCGAGCGACTCAAGGTTTGCAGTTCCACTATGGTCGCTTTTGGCTCTGCAGATACTGAAGAGCGGGTACAGATTCTATGTGCATAGTCTGACAGTCAAATCTGTCTGGCATGGCAAGAGTTCAGAGGTCGTTACAGAGCACATGCGTGCCGGCTCTCACAGTAGCAACTGGAAACCTGAGGAGTGCAACCCAGAGAATATGGCAGGATACAAATACTTGGTCTATGGAGAAACCAAACAGAGCATCAAATTCAAGAAGCCTCAGTATGCCATGTATATCGATACTGCCCGGAATGTCAAGAAAGCTAGGCGTGGTCGTCGTCCGCGTCCAGGGAGATCAACACTGATCACCCTAGACAAGATCTGGGGATGTTACAGGCATCTGTTAGACCAGGACAGCAATGAGGGGAATGATCAAAAGGATCTCTCTCTAGCCTTCGCCTTGTCTAGATTGCTTCGGTGCAGGCTAGAGGATGTGACACTGCAACAAAAACTCTTCCACATTAACCGAAAGCTAGTTAAGAATAAGATCCTTGAGGAGCAGAACGCTAGCCGTGCCTTCAGGATCATGGAGCTGCAACTCTCTTTCGTAAACGACTACTTCAACACCCGCTACCCTATGGTGTTTTGGTGTGGGTTCCTTTCTCTCTTCTCAAATTTGCTTCTCTCCACAGTGACCTTCGGTGTTGTCTGCTGGCTTGCTGTGGATATCCATAAGGTCTATAAGCCCCCAAAGAATGATCGGGCTCGAGTGGTGCATGGGGTCAATGTTGACATGATCATCACCTGGGTATTCATGATTTTTATGCTGTTCAAAGAGATCTGGGAGATGGTCAGCTACTTAGTCTCAAACTGGACTAGATTACTCCTTGTGTGCATGTATGCACAACGGAAGGAAGAGCGCACTAGAAACAGATGCATGGAAGGCACAATATCATCCTTTTTCAAATCCAGGATAACTAGTAAGCTGTGGCATGGACATATTGACCAGTATGTGTTTCTGGAGTCATACGATAACAAACCAAGAATTTGGAATTTTCTCCACTACATAACCATAGGAATGTCGCCAAAGAAGGACGATGGAGCAACACTCCACAGCGCCATTGATGTGCCAGAATGTGTCACACTGGCAGCATTGGAGAAGCTCCGCATGAGCCTAGAGAAGCTAAGCTCTCCTGGCATCGTACGTGATCAGCCAGATAATCCTAACAGAAATCAAGAAGAGACCATCATTAGGGGTCGTTCTCTGTCCAAGGCCATCATATCGCTGTCTGGTGCAGACTGTGACCGAAGGAAGGGGTATCGTTGGGCCTGCTACGACCTGCCCACGTGCTCCCATGTAATTCTTGTGTGGCACATTGCAACCAGCCTCTGTGAGATGGAGCTTGCTCAACGCCATGATGTCGACTTAAGCAAACATGGGTTCCTGAACTTCATCTTGTCGTACTTCACAAGTTGCTGCTCATCGAAACCATACCTCCTGGATGTGGACAACAAGACAGAGGAAAAGAAGAAAGTAACAGGGAGGTTGCCTGATGAGCTCCATGATATGTACATCACTGCGAATAGCTTGTCTCGGTACTGTGCATATTTGCTAGTTTCAAAGCCTGACGTGATCCCCGACAGCTTTAATGTACCCAAGATGGTCTTACAAGAAACTGTGACACGATCCCGTGATGATATTCTTAAGAACTGTGACTCCTTAAAGAGCAGGTATGACAAACTGATGGAAGAAGCAGAAAAGGCCACCAAAGATGTTGACGACGTCATGAGAAAGGAAGATGTTGTGCGACTAGGTGCAATGCTGGGAAAACAACTAATTGGTGAGTCTCAAAAAGATTGCTGGGAGATCTTGTCCGGGGTATGGGCAGATTTACTAGTACACATTGCCCCCACTTGGAATGCAGAGGTACACAAGAAGTGCCTTGAGTCAGGAGGGGAATTCATAACCTATTTCTGGGCATTGCTATGGCATTGTGGAATTGAGAAGAGCAACTTATGGCTAGTGGAAGGTCTATATGACATTGTGGTGGTCAGAGGGATGTGGAATGGCGGGAACACATGTTACTTCAATGCGGTGTTGCAGAGTCTCCTTGCACTTGATAAGTTGCGCGCAAGGATGTTAGGACATGATGCTTTGACAGGGGACCTTGGTGAGGAACTGCAGAAGCTTTTCAGAATGACAACCAATACAAGTGGTGCTGAAGGTGTGCTGATGCCAGACAAATTCTTCTCATATATGTGCAAAATGAAATCAGATTTCAAACTTGGCGTGATGGAAGATAGCAATAACATGCTTGGTTCCTTGCTAGATGGGTTGAACAATGAGGAACATACAATGGTTGAGTCACTCTTCTACAGCGAGGTCGCTAAACATGTCTCTAGCAAAGAGTGTGAGCACACATCAGTTACCAGTGGTGGCGAGTACCTTGATCTCAGTTTGGCAATACCACCAAAGAGGCCTGCATCAATCGAGGACTGCTTGGACTTCTATGCCACTGGGGAGATCAAGGATTGGCACTGTATGCACTGTTCAGCTGCTGCTGCTTCTAGAAATGCATCTTTGAACCAAGAAGATACATCAGACTATGATGGCCAACCTGAACAGTCGGAGAACAAAACATATGAAAAGGGGGAATCCAGCCATCAAACTGACAAACAAACAAGAACACCGAATCAGAACAACGGAAAGCTACCTATGCTTGATAGCAACTCAAATCAAATGGAAGAGAGCCATAGAGAACAGAAAGAGGAAGAGAAGATATACAGAGCTGCAACAGTGCAATATCGCATTACCAAGGCGGCACCCATACTAACCATCCAGCTGAAGAGATTCGACTATTCCCACACTGATAAAGCAGACAAGTTGGAAGAACATGTGAGCTTTCAGGATACTCTTGATATGACAAAGTTCATGGACCCTGG GCAGGCGGAGGATGTTGAGTACAAATATCGTCTGGTTGCTGTCATTGTACACAGTGGGCCAAAGTTGCATGAAGGACACAATTTTGCTTATGTGAGAGCAAGCCAAATTGGAGGCCAGCAACAGGAGAGCAGCGGCACTCCCTCTTGGTTTTGCGCAAACGACGAGAGCATCACACAGGTATCGCTTCAACAGGTACTTGAGTGTCAGGCCTACATGCTTTTCTATGAAAGGGTTGAACTGCCGAAGGCTGAGCCAGTTGTAGAAGAACATCTGCCAACGGAGCACTGA